cattttaaatatttttttaaatataaatttaaactgatcaataaaataatgacacatatcttattataaaaaaaaattgttaaaaagaattgtcaaaatatcattcttCTTTATATAACTTGGTCAGGCTTTCTCTCTCCATAGTCAAGACTGCTATTAAAATAGGTTCCCACGTTATctttaacttaatattttattatttaaactcCGTTATTTGAATACCAAagtttatatatagtttatgaatattttttaggaACATTTTCAACTACGGCTTCATGcctacttttttttctttttcttatgtaAGATCTATTTTTTTGGCAACTaagcaaaattaaatatttttcagtaAGTGTAGTTAAACAATAATTGTTTAACTGTGACAACGTATAAGAAGTAACGGTTCTCTTGAGTATTTTTGTggattttactttttctttcgcATCTCTACATGTacaattatatgaaaatgagATCTAAGAGAAATTTTTAGTATGTGAATTTTACTGTTTAAGTTTCTTTGtcttttattactatttttaaaatttttaaacagTTTACCAATGTATTAAGTTGGCAAcaaatgatgttattttttaaaagaatgtaGTTATATGATGTAGTTTATAAAACATACGACTTTTTTGTTATATAGGTCGTTTCCAgtacttataaaaatataatagtaaaatatatgaaaagcaCATAGGCCATTCTTTAATTTAAACTGTATTAGTTATCAAAATTtgtcatattaattaaattttctataatgCAAATGATGCGACATTGCCTATAAACTacgataattaaaaaaagaaagttatgcTTTTAAAATACAGAACTAACGAATGATATGAgactaattttatgttttataaaattaaactatttttgcGATTAATTTATGCTTTGAAagattttatgattaatttataaaataaggaaCCTATTTTTGGAGCTATAAGTTTTTTCCCGATAAAATGCATTcaacaaaacacacaaattaaagagaaatagtattataacatatttttatatttatttaatacaaaaatataaaaaaaaatagtataaaaatacaaagtcttgtattttttaaaaatgaaaagtaaaaataatattatataaatataaaaaaattaagtatatcaattttttttcaaattaaaacataaatgggAAACTGTTTGATCACGTTATTTTTAACTGCAAAATCCTGTGCTAAAAGCTGAAGGGGAATCTTTGTGAGTCACATCAACTTATTTTTAACTGCAGCCCCTTCTCTGTTTTAATGGAAACTCGGaggaaaaatattgaatttaaatgtGAAAGCATATAAAATGTAGTATGAAGTAGTAAAAGCAGTTACGTCTCTACACGAGGATGGGAGAACAAGGCTATCAGAGGAAAAGGAAATGCACAACAAAATTACTATAAATGTAACTAAACCACATGACTGTATGAGAAGTGACAAGTGAACATCCATATGAGAGAAGTGAAAGGCAGATAGAGAATGATAGGTGCAGTATTAGGTGTAACATCAACAATAATTGAAAACTcagtttgtttttcttctttaactttcattttatcaataaattaatagatgaaaatatcaacaaaatttaaattatttaattagagatgaattttttacaaacaaaattatttatcaataataaaaatgttatattatgcacaaatttcatcaattgataatatttattgattttaaagaGGACATGAGGCACCTACCATTTAAGTTCACTACTGCTgcaaaattgttattatattatgtgtTTTCATATCTAAAAACATGtgattttaaagattaaagatctatttctttttatcttccaccataattttttttaatgaaatttgtaGAATAATTGATGAATCATTTATAAACATCtagttttatattcaaaatattaagttatcaatataagatattacattaaaaattacacatttattaaaaatagattaCATTATACTATATACAAAGTTTAAAATCTCACTAGAACCTcatattacaaaacaaaatttaagtatggttaaaaatttcatttgtaAAGGTAAAATCGCAATAACTAATCAGTTATAATAGTGAATTAACACTCTcacttaattaatatatgtgAACTTTGCTGTTTAAGTTTCTTTGTCTTTTATtactgttttaaaattttttaaacagtTTACCAATGTATTAGATTCGCAATAAATGGtgtcattttttaaaagaatgtaATTATATGACCTCGTTTATAAAACATACGACTGCTttgttatatacatataaatgtGAGAGTAAAATATGTATTCAACAACACATAGGCCGTgacacaattttatattaattttagacggaatataaaaatgtaaaattttataatgactCCAAGTCAatccatttatttatatttttataaaaataattttttaaaactcttaacttttcttaactttttttacattaatttgatacaatttttttttaccttttactCTCTTCTAGTTGGTATCTGGATctgacttaaaaaaaaatatcttaattggTGAGAttgatcttaaaaaaaatatacttagaAATGAACAGAAgaagttaaagaaaagaagacatAGCTAAGAGAAAAAAGTacatagaaataagaaaaaaaaaaagtagagaaaCAAAAGCGATGCTACTGTTCTTGCAATTCGTCGTTCTTGGCAAATTGACCTCATCGGAATAAATATGCTGTCTATATATCcaataaaaacatcaatttatttatactttttcgtagttaaaataattatcggTATTTTCTAAATCATCTGTCACGTAATTAATTAACACCtgcataaaattttcaaatgcatCTCAAGTTTAAGGGAGATTATATATTAAAGGGTTAAGTATGTTGTTAGTTCCTATACTtcggggcgattttggttttagccaatattcaaactaaggtacaatttagtccttcaactttagaaaactctgattttagtcctttttaccaaatttttttaactttatttgctgtttcaaacgcgtttctcagttaacattgaagcaaaaatgtgtcaaacagtgtaaacaatccaaatactataatgaaacgtgcttgaaacagcaaataaagttaaaaaaatttggtaaaaaggactaaaatcaaagttttctaaaattgagggactaaattgtaccttagtttgaaaatagactaaaaccaaaatcacccccaaagtatagggtctaaaaacatatttaaccctatattaaATAGTCTATTTTTCTCGAAAgaatatagggttaaatatgtttttagttcctgaggcgattttggttttagttcctctttcaaattaaggtaacAATCTAGTCCTTCAACTCTAGAATactctgattttagtcatttttatcaaatttaaaattttttttaactttatttactcttgaaacaacaaataaagtttaaaaaatttggtaaagaaaactaaaaccaaagttttctaaagtcggaagactaaattgtaccttagtttgaagagaagactaaaaccaaaatcgccacaaaatataaggattaaaaacatatttaacccaataattCATGACCAGTAAATCTGTCTGATTTTCAAACATTTGCAAAATTATGTTCTGCctatcttttaaaagaaaaaaaagtactaTCAACCTGAGGGAGACATGTTCCTTTTTTTTAGCTAgatctcatttttatttctttttcaccGTTAACTAAAATCTAAAAGAACATTAAAAACTTGTCTACTTTAACACaatgctttatttttattttgtttcgagaaatattttaaaattttaccatttttttctttttcctgattcacaaaaagtacaaataagaaattttgaaaatagtaaaatatattttttaaactatttaccTACAACTGGCTATATCTCTTTTGATTCATTAACGATTCCATTGCCCAATATCCCATTATACCGTAATAATAGTTGGTGTTTTACAACAGCAGAAGAGTCCATATACAAATctgtaaaacaaatttatttcaacTTCATAGTTAAGGCTTTTCTCTGAAAATTATGATCtagcaaaaatttatttaacaaaatacaCAGATCATAACAAGGCGAGAGAATTAAGAACGAAATTTCTACTGGGGATTTGGAGGACGACTGTTAGCAGCAGCAACCCGGGATCCCCATTCCAGCAGTTCTTTGCTGGTATCATCTTTGTGTACAAAAACTTCAATAAAACATAGTGATTCTTTCTCTTCTCCACTAGCTATTCTAATTGCTTCTGTCAGATCATCCTCTGTTCGTACCTACACTCAACAATTTATAAATGGAAATTCTGAAGTAAGTAACTCTTTTTCTTGtgaaataattaacaaaatctgCATTCTAAAATCAGTTCAGTTAAAGGCTTGGAATGATGTCCATTTTCAAACGGACTCTTACttccttattttattatatctaaGTTTTGAATACAGCCATATTTGGGGCTATATGCTTACGAAGTACAAAACAAGGGTGCTCTTACCCTTTAATGATACCAACTATAGGTCATAATTAGCatagtatattaaaaaagatcAGTGGTTCCACAAAGCATTATTCCCTTTCAGTTTCCCcagtttatagaaaaaattaaaacttacaagggccaaaactaataaaagaaattatataaattactcTGTCACTCTCAGGTTTTGTGAGATTGCAACAACTCtccgtgtttttttttttctacccaGACACTGACTActttgaaaaaagaaacattacAATTACACTTTTGATACATTGCACAATTTGCACTAACTCATCTTGATTGCTTGAAAAACAGAGTCCCTGTTCTATTTTACAGTAAGGAAGGTTGCTCCAAATGTTAAAAAGCAAGGAAGTTTATACAATTTTACGAAATTTCAGCAGTGTAagtataatttgtttaaaaaatttagagggctgaaaccaaattaaacatgtttataaaGATCAAACGTTGtgattattcaatttttatgctAACCTTGGCAACCCAGCATTTGCCTTGTCCATTATGGATGGCTTCCACAAAACGAGTGTAGTCCCAATTCTTGATCACATTGTACGGGCCATCATGAATCTCAACTTCGATGGTATAACCTCCATtattaatgagaaaaattatGCTCTTTTGTGCGCATCGAATCATTGTTGAAATATCCTGTGCTGTTACCTGAAAACTGCCATCACCAATGCAAGCAATTACACGCTTGTCTGTCGCAGCTTGTGCATATCCAAGAGTAGCACCAACTGACCAACCAATGGATCCATACTGCATCTGGAATTCATACCTGAAAGAAGGAATTCAAATTCACAGTGTTAGTCACAGCAATATAATGGTTGCGATTAGCACATTGCTGGATGCAGTCATAGTAAACGACTCTCACCCGCAATTCTCAGGCAGACGGAGCTTCTGACAGTTGAACCACGAGTCTCCAGTTTCCGCTATTACAGCAGTATCTCCGCTCAGCATGTCCTGTTCAGCAGATTCAATTAATGGACTATAAGGGAAAGTTGATTGAATGTATTAATCCGATTGAATCCATGCAAATAATGTTTGCATATTTAGCAAAGTTACGTGAATCATCTGAAATTGCTATGTTCCCCATTCTTGTGGAATGCTTCAAACTACTGATTCACACAATTAACGGATACATACAAACCATGAAGCTACTTACGAAGACAGTTTTAAAAAGTTTGGCATGACTCTGGTTGAGTAATCATGCAGTTACTACCATGATCGATGAAGAAAACTACTGGACCTAAATACCGCTGGTAAACAAGAACATAATAAcgattttcaaataaataagtaaCACCACGTGTACGGAGCCCTCAACTATCTTGTTCTTTTGCATAAAAACGAAGCACAGGGTTTTGAATGAAATGCTAGTTTAGACCAAAGTAACAGGAAGAGAACTCCAACTCAAATTCTTGCCACAGAACAActtgatatcaaattaaaatgagCTTATGAATAGACTTACTTGAATGTGTTTGAATAGAACATTAACTCTTAGAGGTTCATCCTGCTCTCGCTTCAGAGGAATGCCGGGAGGGACATAGATACGTCGGTAATTCTCCAGAGCTGTGGTgtttgttttcacttttttagCCAATGCAGTTAAGAAATCAGCCATGAAAACCCAGCCAAAGGAAAGACCATTGCCAATGGTCACCCGATTAGGCAGCACTATTATGGCTTTCTCCTTCTTTATCAACAATGAGTATCCAACGGAGCTATAGTCATTGAAGATGGGGCCAACAAAAACATAAGCATCAGCCGACTCCACTATCTCTCCACAGTAGCTAGTACTGACAGCACCCCAATATGTACCGATGAAATGAGGATGATGCTCTTGTACAAGTCCCTTTCCCGATGGCATAACAGCTATTGGATATCCACTGGCTTCTGCAAACTCCAGAAAGGCCTTTTGTGCCTTCGAAACCCTTAATTTTGGTCCACCCACAATCACTGGCTTCACAGCTTTGTTCAGTAAAGCAGCAGTCGCTTCCACTGCAGCTTCTAATCCTTCTTGATTGCTTGccctacataaaaaaaatatttttttccaccATTAACTTATTGCCAAATGTCGATGCAAGAATAAACATTATTCATCTATGGTCGTCTGGAATTCTCCTCACcgcatatatacatataaatttttaatactttttacgggaaaaataaaaagactgTATGCGGACAATAGGGTCATCCAGTCACAAACAAACAGGGGTAGCAAGGATCACTGAGAGTGCGGGTTTTGAATATTAcgtttttatctatttattctcatcattttaaaatttattaggaataaattttttgtttcatccCACTTGGTTGTGTTTATATTAActttcttaaatattaataaaataatttaaaagaaataaaaatgataaaaaattatattgttaattattttaagttaaaatgatGTGAAGAGTAATAAGTAAATTACATCAACATCTCACATTAGTAGGAAAGTAGTATAACATTATTGATGAATGAAGTCAGGGTTATAGGATAAAAACCATTAATGAAGCAAAGCATAGTTAAAAACCTTCATCCATTGTCTGGATACAAGTCATACTTTCTATTACTAGGACCATAATTGGTAAGCAAAAGAGAACACTACAAGATGGAAAATAGTATATGGACACCAGAAATAGCAATTAAACAAAACtgtttttttcttgttgttgtAAAGTGATTAGAAAAGCATACTTGGGTGCAAGAAAGAATGGAACGGGGTCTCTAGCAAAAGTTGGATGAGGAATTCCAGGAAGATTACAACTGATGCTGATATAAACAGGCTTGCTTTCCTTTAAAGCAGTAGAAATCGCAGTGTCAATTAGTTCATGCGCGTCGTCCAAGTTATTCACCACTGCCTGAAGAATCATAAACACTCATACTAATCAATGATAGTTCAATTCCACTCAAAtcctcaaaaataaaaaaccataacCAAAAGACGCACTCTTCTCTCACCTGAAAACACGTGACGCTTTGAAAGCACCAAAGCTCTTGGGAGAAATCGGGTAACCCGATGGTGTGGTGGAGGATCCTGTTGGTGCCGTAGTCGTTCGAATTGGGTCCTCCGACGACGCAAATCACCGGTAAATTTTCGCTGTAAGCTCCGGCAATGGCGTTGAGGACGCTGAGTCCACCGACGGTGAAGGTGACGACGCAAGCACCGACGCCCCTGGCACGCGCGTAGCCGTCGGCGGCATAGCCAGCGTTGAGCTCGTTGCAACAACCGACGAGGTTGAGGCTGGGCTCGGCAATGAGATGGTCGAGCAGGGTCAAGTTGAAGTCGCCGGGGACGGAAAAGACGTCCCTGACGCCTATCTCAACTAGGCGGCGAGCCAAGTGGCGGCCGAGCGTGCCGTCGAAGGAGGGGGAAGCAGAGGTGGTTTGAGCTGCCGCTCCAACTTTAGTGGCGCTTTCCATGTTTGGAGGTTTCGGTTCTGAAGTGATGGTATAAGCGGTTTGTGTGAGTGTGGAGCGAGGGAGGTTTTTATGATGAAGGGGTTTCTTAAACCATGTGCCATTTCTTTGCAGGTTTCAAAAACAGACAACCCTGCCACAGTTCCACACAAAAccactttctttttgttttaaaatggcATGTCTTCTGATTCATCCACATAAAAATACTTCGCTAATGGAAATAATATAAGCATCTTGCTATAAAATTACTTTGCCTTTTGAAcactgtctttttttttttttttaacagggTGTTGCGTTACAAACAAACAAAGTTTCGTATCGATTAAAATGGGAAATTatcaagaatatatatatacacagatgcctttattttggaatgatatcaaaaataaatttgtaatgaTTTAATctaaagtgaaaaatattttacaaatgtcaatatatatatatatatatatatatatatatatatatatatatatatatatatatatatatatatacctgtGCTACAAGTTAAGGTCATCCATCCAATACAAAACAGTGGAAAACAAAAGCCAGCTGAGTTTGAATCAGAATATATTTATCACGTTCTAGAATACCAATTACGAAACTCAAGAAACATTGTCTTTGTCTGCGTAATTAAATATCCATTTATATTAGAAAATCTTCTgctagtttattttctttttcgtcCATATTGTACCTTTACTTTTGGTAAAGAAGTTGGAAATTTCATCGtaaaagtttacttttaaaCAGGGTATTGAATTTGCCTCACGActttattttcaatcaaaactaaaaaattgtGGCGCATTATTGGTCATAGAACAAATGATAATAAACTTCTAAACAGACAAAGGCTTAAATGATGTGACAAGGATTCTTCCTAAGCTACATTAAATATGACAATTAGATCTAGGTTTAATGATCGGTAAGTTACTATTTTTGTTCAGAATCTTGAATAGGTCTTTTATTCGGTTTctcaattgagtttttatttttataaaattggatCAACTAAAGACTTTCCATCAAATTGATCAAAAGGTCATTAAAATTGCATACTagcaatgtaattttttattatgtgacaTTAAAAACATGacttatatgtattttttttttttaacttttgaattaaaaaatgaagtgtaAAGAGTGGAAACACTTTTTAAGTAAAGGcaaagttgaaaatgaaataaaattaagtgcTGAAATTGGGAAAATTAAGGTTTATGGTTCGTGGGAGATGAGATACACGATACTTCCATTAGACAAATTGGTTCCCAAAAACCATTGTCTTCCGTTTGAACTATCGGGGACATGTTGGTGGCGAAACGCATAAACGAAATCGCTCTAGTGCGGCGGAAGTGCATAAACGACGTGATAAATGGTCTCGCTAGGGCTCTCTCCGGCTGGCCAGAATCATCATCGGCGACGCCCTCCGTGCTGGAAGTGCCACCACTCACCGTCGTTCGAACTTCTTTCTTTCCCCATGTGAGCCACCATCGGAGTAAGAACGTGTCACCGCTACCGCTTCTCCTTCAAACTTCCAGATCAGAGTGCAACAAAGGAACATTGCTTTGCCTCTCCAAGTTTTGCTGGAactctttctttaatttgttgTAAATCCGAGAGAGGAtccccttttattttcttctttaaagtTTAGTTTCTTATCTGTATTATTGTTGTTTGGAAGTGATTAATTGTGGTTGTTACAGTGGACAATTGTAGAAAATTATTGGTGGGATGTGGTGTTTCATGTTGTGTGcgtgagaaaaaaattaaagaaagaaaatgaattttgtttatgggagttgaagatgaaggtatTGTGTTGTGGAATTTGGGGTTCTTTTGTAATTTggtgaaagaaaataaagttatgaTGATGGATCATTGTCGTGTAAAGATTTGAGAGTTTTACTTGAAATGAAGATTGGAATCATGGAGAATTTCGggaaaggtggttttagaggaATCATTGTATGGACAAAAatggaaacattttttttttgaggaTTTTGGGTATGGTGGTGTCTAACAGACCTTGAAGGAGAAAAGATGCACTAAGAATAGTTAACAGAGGGGAAAAGAGAACACTCcacacttaattttatttcatttctaacTTGCccttaatttaaaacattttttcattatttatccttcattttttaattcaaaaattaaaaaaacacagtACAGTTACGTCAGTATGCCACGTAACTCCTATTTAATGGTGTTTGATTAATTTGACGGAAAGTCCTTAATTGATCaaattttaccaaaataaaGATTCAATTGAAACAGAGAAAAAGAATGGAGTATTTGAAATTATGGACGGAGGCTCAATATAGTTTGTTTCCCATCTAAATCTTTGTCATTTATTaacattcttaatattttttttttgttgaaatttaatccacatgtattgttatttatatttgtatttattttgtaagcttttaatatttataaaattttaaatattgtttgaattaaaatatatttaataacttaacatataatttataaacaaattatatgagtaaattagtttcttttaaagTATAATGATCTCTTGAATTTTtcctaaatttaataaaactcaaTGTAACatgtttgaatttaaaaacttttaactcgtttcttttatttttaaaatacttttatatgttCTCATAACCGAGAGGTATATGGAAAGTGATAGAAAATATAATGTGGAAGATAAAGtctgagagaaaaaaaatagtgagaaaGTAAAAATATGTTGGATTAATTgacttagaagaaaaaaaaaagtgaaaaactaaaagataagattttaaaatgacTAAgtgaaaattgtaaaataatatatatatatatatatatatatatatatatatatatatattgattttattccttttttatttttttatttattattttcattgttcaattattttaaaaaattaatttctaatttatatttatacttctaaaatttacttcacaatttttttatttacctacttttatttattttttaaataaaattatttcacccATGTTAAATTAAGTATCGAGAAGTAACTATTTCAAATCTCTATTTTTGGTTCATAGTCTCGTGATAATTTGGACTGCACACTCAATATTAGGTgcaagaatattaaaaataagtttgtagaatattatatattacaaagAGATACATTGAACTTGTCTCACTTCCtttcaaacaaagaaaaaatagttcaaGTATTGAAATGACCAAAATTTACATAAGGCAAACACAACGAACTAAATTGAGGTTGAGAATATGATCCTTCTATAAAAGCTTGCGCGATTAATTTATATGCAGCTTCAGTTAAATGCCATCCATCCCATCCAATATACTTGGAAGGATCATCACAAACACTGAAGCCTTGAGTGCCACAGAAATTGTATGGATCTCCCTCTCCACAACAAGAATTAACACTAATAAATCCTGTATagtaatcaaattataaatcaCAATGAGCTGCATAATCATACACAAAAATTACAATGAGAATTCAGAAGATTACCAAACTTTGTGGGGTTACGATATAAACGCAATGCAGCCTTGTAATAATCAGCATAAATGATATTGGCATAAGGATGAAGTGTTCGAAGCTTGTCTAATTCACTTTGGAGCTCATGATTGTAATATTCAGCAAACTCGTTTAACCACTTCAAACACCCACTTTGGTCATACTGCTTTTTATCTAGGCTCCcataaattcttaaataaattacattacaTCCAATTGGCAAATTTCCTGGAACAATTAGTGTTCGAGCCCCCACACCAATTAACTCCTATAAAACAAACCACAAAAGGTTTTAGGTATGCTTTGaagttaaaatattgttttttaaacaaaagaaaatgtaaatctGCATATGCTACCACCTTAATACTCCAAAAACTCTAGTCctcaattttttctcttctcattactttaatcttttaaaaaataaatctcacCAAACCAATctataatatatcattttatcatCTCACCCTATGTTTGAATAGAGAATCAAAGTGGATAATCGTAATGTTAGAAATACTAATATGGTGACAAGATATCTTAGGTTATTAAAGTGATAACATATGTAATTGCAGAAGAAGAATTAAAGGTTtactaactaaaaaaataaaaataaaaacttacatGGATAGCTGAACTTATTGCATTGATTACATATGGAACATATGTTTTAATCTCTGCTATGCTCTTTTGACGAAGCAAAGGAGCATTGAAATCGTTTCCTCCAATTTCACCCATAAGAAATAACGAGTTCCCAAAAACTTCAGAACAATCTGCAagattaaacctttatttagaatttcatatttttagagTTACATCAATTGGGAAATTATGTTGGAATTTTAGGGGACGAATCTATATCTCTCTCTTCACTTTGCACAAGCATCTcctcatctttttttttttgtagaatataataagtatataaaaCTATGAACTTTTTAGTAATTTATTActtaatctttaattaaatatgcctTGCATAAATTCGTAAATGTAAagcttaatatataaaaaatatgtttatcttGAATAATACGCTGCTCACCATCTTCATAAACACACCAAGAAACCTACATGAATGGAACtattgcttttaaaaaaagttacgtAAAATGACACATTTaatgttgacttagaaacttggtTATGCTTTGACATTTTGTGTACCatgttttgaatttgtaaaagaaaaagcgACTATTATTacaggatatatatatatatatatatatatatatatgtatatatatatatggggtttgttaatacgcgtacgcctgtttttcagttggtacgttttaacaatgtgtaccggattatcgtagacaaaaataccctcatttatcatggattctaagttttaaggttaaagatatttaaataattttcattctcaaaactaaaaaaaaaaaaaccaaacccttactcatctccttcattcctctcaaccctttctctttcatctctccctccttccaacattttctctgtcatccctactgttgccccaattgcaaaaaaatcagaaaccctttgtcatcagagatattttctctttcatctcaacattttctctgtcatcactccaccattttttctctc
Above is a genomic segment from Vigna radiata var. radiata cultivar VC1973A chromosome 10, Vradiata_ver6, whole genome shotgun sequence containing:
- the LOC106774550 gene encoding pyruvate decarboxylase 1, which translates into the protein MESATKVGAAAQTTSASPSFDGTLGRHLARRLVEIGVRDVFSVPGDFNLTLLDHLIAEPSLNLVGCCNELNAGYAADGYARARGVGACVVTFTVGGLSVLNAIAGAYSENLPVICVVGGPNSNDYGTNRILHHTIGLPDFSQELWCFQSVTCFQAVVNNLDDAHELIDTAISTALKESKPVYISISCNLPGIPHPTFARDPVPFFLAPKASNQEGLEAAVEATAALLNKAVKPVIVGGPKLRVSKAQKAFLEFAEASGYPIAVMPSGKGLVQEHHPHFIGTYWGAVSTSYCGEIVESADAYVFVGPIFNDYSSVGYSLLIKKEKAIIVLPNRVTIGNGLSFGWVFMADFLTALAKKVKTNTTALENYRRIYVPPGIPLKREQDEPLRVNVLFKHIQDMLSGDTAVIAETGDSWFNCQKLRLPENCGYEFQMQYGSIGWSVGATLGYAQAATDKRVIACIGDGSFQVTAQDISTMIRCAQKSIIFLINNGGYTIEVEIHDGPYNVIKNWDYTRFVEAIHNGQGKCWVAKVRTEDDLTEAIRIASGEEKESLCFIEVFVHKDDTSKELLEWGSRVAAANSRPPNPQ
- the LOC106775287 gene encoding GDSL esterase/lipase At1g28600-like; the protein is MRPICKQVWITLAVVTAALAIATSNSESPPLLVASPCSFTSIFSFGDSLADTGNLYFEFPSHHCFQPPYGETFFHHVSGRCSDGRLIIDFIAESLGLPLVKAYKVKKNADGGINFAVSGATALEARFFEERGFSIETNNSLTVQVNWFKELLPSLCNFTDCSEVFGNSLFLMGEIGGNDFNAPLLRQKSIAEIKTYVPYVINAISSAIHELIGVGARTLIVPGNLPIGCNVIYLRIYGSLDKKQYDQSGCLKWLNEFAEYYNHELQSELDKLRTLHPYANIIYADYYKAALRLYRNPTKFGFISVNSCCGEGDPYNFCGTQGFSVCDDPSKYIGWDGWHLTEAAYKLIAQAFIEGSYSQPQFSSLCLPYVNFGHFNT